Sequence from the Paenibacillus tundrae genome:
CAAGCAGATAGTGAAAGTAGATGCCAGCCACCCTTTGCGTGTTACAATCCATAAGTCGTCTAAGGTTGATGGTTTGCTGCTCGATAATCTGGCACGCTTTGTCCTCTTGTTCACTTCGTAAATGAATACGATAGGTGTTGAAGAGGTCCTCGTCAAGCACAGAGATTGCAGTATCATTTAACATTTCATAGTTTCCAGTAAATACTCTTCGGTAACCTTTGTAGAATGCCAAGTGTGATAACTCAATCGATTTTTGTATAGATTCAACAAAACCAGATTCTCTATCGATAACGCTTCCAATTCCAATGGAAAAATCAAATGTTGACCCGTATATATGTTGTAACTCTTGCAAGATCCATGCTGCCCGCTCCGCGTGAGTTTCCATTGATGAATCATCTGCAGGCAATATGGCCATAATCGTTCGGGAGTCTACAATGCCTGTTATTGAACAATGTGCTGCATGATCCCGCATCCAATGAACAATGCCATGTAACGTTTGATCCATTTCTTCTATTTCATCTCCTAATGGCGCTGCTAATACAGTGATAGGCAGAATTCTATTGTTCATAAATGCGTAGGAGGGAGAGTTGGTGATATTTACAAAAGTGGGTGTGTTGGATTGCGTCTGAGTCCAATTCGAAATCCATTGCTGCTCCATATAGTCTTTGGTTACGTATCGCGTCTGTTGCTCTAGTTTATACTGAGAGATACTTTCGCGTAAGGCGAGAGTTAATTCATCTAACTTAACGGGTTTTTCCACGTATCGAACCGCTTTTAATTCAATGGCTGACTTCAAATATTCTTTATCCGAATAACCACTCAAAAATATGATTTTAGAATCAGGATAGGTCTCTTTGAGTCGTGTGGCAAATTCGATCCCGTTCATACGAGGCATACGAACATCGCTCACAACAATTTGTGGTTTGAAATGTTTCGCTAATTCGAGTGCTTCTTTTCCGTTACTCGCACTTTCTAACTCATCGATTCCAAGTTCGTCCCACGTAATATACTTCCGCAGACTTTCAATTGTAAGTGGCTCGTCATCAACAAGTAATGCTTTCATTGAATTTCCTCCTCTAACGTCTCGACAGTTAACTCCATATTAAAATAGGGGTGTCTCCTTAGCAATAAACATTCTTAAGTAATTCATGACTCCATAATCTAACCAAGAAAATCATAATTCTACATTCTGTTGATACATCAGACTCTCACCTATAATTCAATTAGATCCAAATTGTAAACGGATACAAAATAGAGAAAAGAGGGAGAGTATGGCGACTGAAATGAAAGTTGCTGCTAAAAAGGCGGGCAGTAATACGAGAACGAGTCATCGAGTTACTGATTTCTTCCGGGAGATATTTCGGAACAAAGTTCTGTATCTCATGTTTCTACCGATTGCACTGTACTTCATTATTTTTAACTATGTTCCGATGGCAGGGCTGGTTGTTGCTTTCAAAAGTTTTAATTATCGTGACGGCATGTTCGGTAGTCCATGGGTTGGATGGGCGAATTTCGAATATTTCTTCACATCTGGAAAAGCGTGGCTCGTTACGAAAAATACATTCTTATACAATAGTGTTTTCTTAATTGCTTATCTATTCTTTTCCATTATGCTAGCGGTATTAATTGCTGAAATGGCAGGAAAAATTTTCAAAAAAACGGCTCAAACGTTTTTGTTTTTACCATACTTTTTGTCTTGGGTTGCCGTATCAGCTATTGTGTATAACCTGTTCAGCTTTGATTTTGGGCTAGTTAACACACTACTTAAGAGTTTAGGTTTTAATGCAGTCGATATCTATTCTGTTCCTTCGTATTGGTATGTTATTCTTCCTCTCTTTTATGTATGGAAATGGGTTGGATTTGGTAGCGTTCTTTATTTGTCAGCCATCATGGGTCTAGATCAATCTGCATATGAAGCTGCCAAAATTGATGGTGCTAACGTATTTCAACGCATTCGCTATCTCACCATACCTCTCCTGAAACCAACAACGATCATTCTTTTATTGCTTGGTATTGGTCGGATCATGCGCGGGGAGTTTGATATGTTTTATCAACTTGTTGGTAACAACGGCATCCTAATGGATACAACCGACATTATTGATACGCTAGTCTTCCGATCGCTCATTGTAAGCCAAGATTTCGGAATGGCTTCAGCTGGTGGTTTATATCAGTCCGTATTATGTTTCGTCATTATTATCATTGCAAATGGAATTGTTAAGCGGTACGACCGGGATCAAGCACTATTTTAGAAAAAACGAGGTGATAAGAGATGGGAAAAGGAAAAAGTATTCGCACGCCCGATATGGTACTCCTGAATATTATTGCTTATATCGTTGTAGGTTTGTTTGCCATTGTGGCGGTTGTACCATTTTTTATTGTGTTGGTGAACTCCTTCGCTTCCGAACACAGCATTATATATAACGGATATGCGTTCTTTCCTAAAGAATTTTCATTGGAAGCGTACAAGATGGTTTTTCAAAATCCTGATAAGATGATTCGCGCTTATGGAATAACCATTTTTGTAACTGTCGTAGGAACAGCGAGCTCGTTGTTCTTGTCTATGATGGCTGCATACGTCATGTTTCGAAAGGATGTAAAGTATAGAAACTCATTATCCTTCTTCTTATACTTCACAACATTATTTAATGGAGGACTTGTTCCTTTTTACCTGTTAGTCGTACAACAATTGCACCTGAAAAATAATATTCTCATTCTTCTACTAGCAGGCATGTTCAGCGTATTTAACATCTTGATTCTCCGCAATTTCTTGAATGGCTCTGTCCCCGATGCGCTTATTGAATCAGCAAAAATCGACGGTTCAGGAGACGTTCGGATCTTCTTGCAAATCGTCCTTCCATTATGCAAGCCGGCGATGGCTGCGATTGGTATGTTTACAGCGCTAGCTTATTGGAACGATTGGTGGACGCCAATGATGTTCATTGAGAAACAGGAACTGTATCCATTGCAATACACACTTTATCAAATTCTATCCAGTGCCAACTTCTCTTCCCAAATGGTCAACAGCATCCCACGGGTAGACATGCCTAAAGAGTCATTAAAGTTAGCACTGACCATCGTTGCGACAGGACCGATTGTTCTGTTATATCCATTTGTACAAAAATACTTCGTTTCTGGAATTACGGTTGGAGCAGTAAAAGGATAATTACGTGGTTAACGATCGAGGGAGGTGATGGGGGCTATCGTTTGATGTAACAAGATTGAACGGTCATTTTCCGAAAAACAAAAGGGAGGTTGTATCCATGCAAAATGTAAAGAAAACTCGTTGGTTGCGAATGTTGACATGCTTGTTATTAATAACTGTAATTGTCTCAGGATGTACTAGTGGGAATGGGGAACAGGCAGGCGGTTCCACTGCAGGAAATGATGGTGATACGTCAAGTCATGTTAAGCTTGTAGGTTATTTGCTGGGAGATGCTCCGCCAGGAATGAATGCAGTTGTGGAAGAACTTAATAAAAAACTAACAGAAGATATTAACGCTGAAATTGAGTTCCGTTACATTGGCTGGGGGGATCTTGCATCCAAATATCCTCTCGTGCTTGCAGCAGGTGATGACGTAGACTTTATTTTTACAGCTAACTGGGCTTACTATAACCAGGAAGCAGCCAAAGGCGCATTCCGTGAAATAACGATGGAAGAAATTGAGAAATTCATGCCTAAACATTATGAAGCGACCAATCCAGTTGCATGGGATGAAGCGAAGATTGGCGATAAAGTCTATATGATTCCAACTTCTTCACCGGATCAAAAGGTACCTGTGACAATTATTAGAGGAGATCTTCGTAAGAAATATGGCATTCCGGAAATTAAACGTTTTCAGGATCTTGAGCCTTACCTAGCAGCTATTAAAGCAAATGAACCAGCTATAATCCCTATTAATGCAGATAGTCAGTACGATTTCGCCAAGACATTCTATAACCTCCAGTGGGAAATGGGTCCTGCTACTGTAGATACGATGCTGATTACCAATGGTTGGTCTGGAACACATACGGAATGGGATGACCCAGATGGAAAAGTGTATTCCCAGTTCGATCCTCATATCAAGGATCAGCAGATCCAAATTGCTAAGATCGTAAAAGACTGGTATGACAAAGGCTATATTAACAAAAATGCCATGTCAAACAAAGTACGAAGCAAAGATGCCTTTGAACAAGGCACATCGGCTGTAGCATACGGTAATACAACGGATATTCAGACGACGCTAGCCAAAGCTCAAGGGCAGGGATGGGAAGTCGAAATTATACCGAATCTATCTCCAACAGGTACTTACCTGCAAGACCCTTACATTAATAACGGGATTGCCATTGCGGCTGGAACCAAAAATCCAGACCGTGCGATGATGGCCTTGGACTTAATCATGGAGGAACCATCGTATAACAAGTTAGTTTACTTCGGTATTGAAGGGGTTAACTATGTGGAGAAGGATGGCAAAATTGATCTTCCAGATGGAGTGACAGCAGATAACAACACATATGCACCCGATGCAGCTGGTTTCTGGTTTACGAATAAATCCCAATTTCCACCGATGGCAAATTGGACTGAACAATATACTACTCTTAAAGATTCGCTAGATGATATGTTAGTCCCTTATATATACAATGCCTTCTCGGCAGATACCTCAACGATCAAAACGGAACTAGCGAATCTGAATACGGTTGCTACGCAGTATCAATTACCAATCCAAGGTGGCGTTGTCAAGGATGTTGAACAGGCTTATGCAGAACTTGAAGCAAAAGCCAAAGCAGCCGGCTTTGATAGAGTCCTTGCCGAAGCGGAACAGCAGACACAACAGTTCCATGAAAAAAAGAAATAACTCAGCACAGCATTCGCTGCACGTTCGATCAGACCAAAGAAACTCTTCATTCGTCTTTGAAGGGTTTCTTTTTTTCTTGCGCAAGACTCCATAATCTAACCAAGGAAATCATAATCCAGCATTATTCTGCATCGTTAGAAGCTACATTATAATGAAACGAACAACTTGAAAACGCATACATTCATTCGTTTGAAATTGATTTTCTAGGAGGTGTAGCTTATCCTGTGTAGTTTGCCATTTTGTTTTTAGTATAGCAACTAAAAAAGGTATTTCCCCTTCATGGACAGAAAGCATGTAACATGACCAGGGAGGGATTTTCTAGTGAAGACATTCAAATGGGTTCTAGCAAGTATGATTGCGGGCGTTACTTTGGCTCTCATCTTTTTCATAGTTCTTCGTAACAACGATATGGAACGAAAAGACCAGTTTAACAATGAAGTTACAACCATCACTGGCTATCTAATAGGAAGCCCACCAGCCGGTCTGAATGATGTCTTGCAGGAACTGAATCAACGCTTGCGACAAGATCTCCAAGTGAACATTCGTCTGAAGTATATTGCTTGGAATGAGCTTATAACCAAGTACCCGATGGTGCTCTCCTCGGATGAGAGTGTGGATTTCATTTTTGCTAGTAACTGGACCTATTACAACCGCGAAGTAGCACAGGGAAGTTTTCTCGAGATTAGTAAACCTATGATCCAAAAGAATATGCCACTATATTACGCGGTGCAAAAAGAAAAGGCTTGGAAGGAAGCCGAAATTGGCGGGAAGATGTACATGATTCCCTCATCCGCTCCTGATGTAAAGGTTCCAGTGACATTAATTCGAGGTGACTTGAGAAAGAAGTACAATGTTCCTGCAATAAATACGTTCTCTGAGATTGAACCCTATCTAAAAGCCATTAAGCAGAGTGAAACGTCGATGACGCCTATCCGAGTGGACAAACAATATGATTTAACGAAAATTCATTCCAATCTGCAGTGGGAATTCGGGCCAGCAGTCGCAGATGCGATTACAACCACCAACGGTTTCTCTGGTGTTTTTACAAGTTGGGATGATCCTCAAGGAACAATCTTGTCTGTATTTGAAGAACCATTACAGAGTAGTTTCCTGAAATCAGCTCAAATTGTGAAGTCTTGGTATGACAAAGGATATATCAATCAAGATGCAATCGTGAATAAGGAACGTAGCAAAGATGCATTTGAAGCAGGTCGTTCCGCCGTTGCCTTTGGTAATACCAATGATATTCAAACTACGTTGATAAAAGCTGAGAAAAATGGTTGGGAGGTTGAGATTATTCCGAATCTCTCCTCAAAGGGCACCTATCTGATGGATCCTTACTCCAATAACGGTGTAGCTATCCCAGCTAATTCACGGCACGCAGGGCTTACGATGCAAGTGCTGGATTTAATTATGGAAGACCCAGATTACAGCCGGTTAGTTTATTTTGGGATTGAGAGTAAGAACTACGTTATACGTGATGGATTAATAACGCTCCCAGAAGGGATCACTCCGGAAGCCAATGATTACCCTCCGGATGCATCTGGTTTTTGGTTTACTAATAAGAGTACATTTCCCCCTAACGCAGAATGGAGTCAAGCTTACAAGGCTCATAAGGCTAATCTCCAAGATAAACTGGTGTCCAATCGTTACGCAGGATTTAATTTTAACGCTACAACCGTTAGAGGTCAGCTGGAACAGATGAATCGAGTTGCAATTCAATGGTTAACGCCGATTCAGAGCGGAATGGTACACGACGTGGACGAGTCTTTTCAGAAGTTTAAATCGGAAGCATTAAAAGCAGGCTACCATGAAATATTGCAAGAAGCTAAGAGGCAGGCTGATGAATATAGGGCAACGGAGTAAATCATCACTAGCATATCGACTGGAGGGTGAAACTGTGTCAATAAGGCAACTAAACTTGGTGAAATACAGTCTGAAATTAGGTTTGATTTTTGGAATTGCTTTCGGAATTTGGGGAGAAGCAGCTTCTGCTGCTCAAGATGAATCTAGCGAACCAAAGGTACTTACTCATCAATTGATAAATCCTGATTTTGAATCTGTTGACTCGTCAGAAGGGATTGATGGGTGGAGTCACGCTGGGAATGAGGAGGCCTCCCGAATCACTGAGACGGGATATGAAAGCGGGCATAGCCTACAACATGCTTCTAATGAAGCTTATGTCGTGGAAACCTTTCAGACAGTTGCGAACCTAGAGGAGGGCTATTACGTTCTCACAGCTTGGACACAGAACAGCAGCGGAGAAAAGCCGAACTATATTTTTGCCCGAGATCACGGGGCATCGGAAGAAAGGACAGCATTACCTGTATCTGAAGCGTGGACCAAAGTTACAATTAGAGGTATTCATGTAACTAGCGGTACGCTTACTATTGGATTACATTCCGAAGGAGATTCCAATCAATGGTCACGTCTAGATCACATCGAGCTTGTGAAAGATGACAACCCGTACCAATTTCTAAAAGGAGGCGATGTATCCCAGCTTACCTATATGGAATCTAATGGGGCACGGTACTTTGATCAGCAAGGAAAGGAAAAGGATGTTTTCCAGATTATCAAAGAAAATGGTCAGGATATTGTACGGCTTCGTGTGTATAACAATCCCGGCAAAGGGCGGGGAGATGGGAAATATTATGTCCCCGAAGGAATTATGGATAAAGCAGATATGTTAAAGCTAGCCAAACGTGCCAAAAACGCTGGGCTCCAAATTCAACTAACCTTTCATTATAGTGATTATTGGTCGAATGGTGAACATCAGATCATTCCAGAAGAGTGGAGAGATCAGATCAATTCATTACCGGACGAAAATGCGAAGATTGAAGCTTTAGATCGGTTACTGTTCGATTACACAACAGAAGTGATGCAGGCAATGAAAGACCAAGGTACTACACCAGAATTCGTTTCATTGGGGAATGAAATGCATGGTGGATTACTGTTTCCGTATGGTAAGGCAGGAAGTACGACTTGGCCAACACTGGCAAAGTTCCTCACTTCTGGCTCCAATGCCGTGAAAGCGGTTGCTCCTAATGCAAAAGTGATATTGCATCTTGATGATGCTGGAAACTACGATAAATATGAAGCTTTCTTCGATCGTGTAGAAAGTTATGATGTTCCATATGACATTATAGGATCTTCATATTATCCGTTTTGGACAAAAAAGAAAATAGAACCTATTCTCGAATTTACGGAACGAATTAGTGAAAAGTACGATAAAGATATCATGATTATGGAGTCAGGATACAACTGGAATCCTACTCTCCCTAATGGTGAAACGGGTCAGCTAACCGATATTGGGCCGTATCCTATTGAATTGAGTACGCCAGAAGGTCAACGAGACTTTATGA
This genomic interval carries:
- a CDS encoding response regulator → MKALLVDDEPLTIESLRKYITWDELGIDELESASNGKEALELAKHFKPQIVVSDVRMPRMNGIEFATRLKETYPDSKIIFLSGYSDKEYLKSAIELKAVRYVEKPVKLDELTLALRESISQYKLEQQTRYVTKDYMEQQWISNWTQTQSNTPTFVNITNSPSYAFMNNRILPITVLAAPLGDEIEEMDQTLHGIVHWMRDHAAHCSITGIVDSRTIMAILPADDSSMETHAERAAWILQELQHIYGSTFDFSIGIGSVIDRESGFVESIQKSIELSHLAFYKGYRRVFTGNYEMLNDTAISVLDEDLFNTYRIHLRSEQEDKACQIIEQQTINLRRLMDCNTQRVAGIYFHYLLALHEFAMDKGLALTDRHQERIYIWKEIDKITSLEGLNAYVVDNVKAVFAQWKAKHAVNARISEVYQFIQDHYHLSHLTTRMISDHAYLSKTYMCALFKKETGKTINEYITEVRITKAKELLQDRRMKLYEIATSIGLTDSNYFSSMFKKATGLTPTQYREKL
- a CDS encoding ABC transporter permease codes for the protein MFLPIALYFIIFNYVPMAGLVVAFKSFNYRDGMFGSPWVGWANFEYFFTSGKAWLVTKNTFLYNSVFLIAYLFFSIMLAVLIAEMAGKIFKKTAQTFLFLPYFLSWVAVSAIVYNLFSFDFGLVNTLLKSLGFNAVDIYSVPSYWYVILPLFYVWKWVGFGSVLYLSAIMGLDQSAYEAAKIDGANVFQRIRYLTIPLLKPTTIILLLLGIGRIMRGEFDMFYQLVGNNGILMDTTDIIDTLVFRSLIVSQDFGMASAGGLYQSVLCFVIIIIANGIVKRYDRDQALF
- a CDS encoding carbohydrate ABC transporter permease, with translation MGKGKSIRTPDMVLLNIIAYIVVGLFAIVAVVPFFIVLVNSFASEHSIIYNGYAFFPKEFSLEAYKMVFQNPDKMIRAYGITIFVTVVGTASSLFLSMMAAYVMFRKDVKYRNSLSFFLYFTTLFNGGLVPFYLLVVQQLHLKNNILILLLAGMFSVFNILILRNFLNGSVPDALIESAKIDGSGDVRIFLQIVLPLCKPAMAAIGMFTALAYWNDWWTPMMFIEKQELYPLQYTLYQILSSANFSSQMVNSIPRVDMPKESLKLALTIVATGPIVLLYPFVQKYFVSGITVGAVKG
- a CDS encoding DUF3502 domain-containing protein, with amino-acid sequence MQNVKKTRWLRMLTCLLLITVIVSGCTSGNGEQAGGSTAGNDGDTSSHVKLVGYLLGDAPPGMNAVVEELNKKLTEDINAEIEFRYIGWGDLASKYPLVLAAGDDVDFIFTANWAYYNQEAAKGAFREITMEEIEKFMPKHYEATNPVAWDEAKIGDKVYMIPTSSPDQKVPVTIIRGDLRKKYGIPEIKRFQDLEPYLAAIKANEPAIIPINADSQYDFAKTFYNLQWEMGPATVDTMLITNGWSGTHTEWDDPDGKVYSQFDPHIKDQQIQIAKIVKDWYDKGYINKNAMSNKVRSKDAFEQGTSAVAYGNTTDIQTTLAKAQGQGWEVEIIPNLSPTGTYLQDPYINNGIAIAAGTKNPDRAMMALDLIMEEPSYNKLVYFGIEGVNYVEKDGKIDLPDGVTADNNTYAPDAAGFWFTNKSQFPPMANWTEQYTTLKDSLDDMLVPYIYNAFSADTSTIKTELANLNTVATQYQLPIQGGVVKDVEQAYAELEAKAKAAGFDRVLAEAEQQTQQFHEKKK
- a CDS encoding DUF3502 domain-containing protein, whose translation is MKTFKWVLASMIAGVTLALIFFIVLRNNDMERKDQFNNEVTTITGYLIGSPPAGLNDVLQELNQRLRQDLQVNIRLKYIAWNELITKYPMVLSSDESVDFIFASNWTYYNREVAQGSFLEISKPMIQKNMPLYYAVQKEKAWKEAEIGGKMYMIPSSAPDVKVPVTLIRGDLRKKYNVPAINTFSEIEPYLKAIKQSETSMTPIRVDKQYDLTKIHSNLQWEFGPAVADAITTTNGFSGVFTSWDDPQGTILSVFEEPLQSSFLKSAQIVKSWYDKGYINQDAIVNKERSKDAFEAGRSAVAFGNTNDIQTTLIKAEKNGWEVEIIPNLSSKGTYLMDPYSNNGVAIPANSRHAGLTMQVLDLIMEDPDYSRLVYFGIESKNYVIRDGLITLPEGITPEANDYPPDASGFWFTNKSTFPPNAEWSQAYKAHKANLQDKLVSNRYAGFNFNATTVRGQLEQMNRVAIQWLTPIQSGMVHDVDESFQKFKSEALKAGYHEILQEAKRQADEYRATE